gatttttcaaaaattgtaaaaccaTTGTGCTCATTGctagaacaaaataaaaaattcctctTTCACGGGGCATGTCTGGATGCCTTTAATCAGTTAAAGAAGTAGTTGGGCAATGTACCCATTTTCGTTCCACCTGATTGGCCttaaccttttgaagttatgtatGATGCAAGTGATTTCGCCATGGGTGCAGTGCTAGGACAACGccaaggaaaaatatttcacgTCATCTATTATGCTGGGAAAACTCTGACAGAGACTTAACTCAATTATACCACCACAGAGAAAGAATTGCTAGCTGTAGTCTTTGCCTTTAACAAGTTTCGCTCTTATCTTGTCGGCGTAAAAGTTACGATATTCACTGATCATTCTGCGTTGTGATATCTCTTTGCGGAAAAAGATGCCAAACCAAGACTGATACGatggattttatttttgcaagaatttgacaatgagataaaataccGCAAGGGGTCAGAGAATCAAGTTGCCGATCATTTGTCTAGATTGGCAGTTGGCAGCGAAGACAGGAAAATACTTCTAATTGTCGACACATTCCCAAATGAGATGTTATTCACTGTCGATGTATCTCCTTGGTATGCATATTTGGTTAATTACTTGGTGTGTGGTAAGCTTCCATTGAGTATCAAGGGCcataaaaagaaagatttcttcgTGACATAGTGAAGTACCATTAGAACGAGTCGTATTTATTTAAGGTGTGCAATGACAACATCTTCCAGAAGAAGATATGCTTTCAATCCTGAAGCACTATCATGATGCTCTTTGTGGAGGCCATTTTGGTGGTATGAGAACTGCTGCTAAGGTTCTACAATCAGTATTCTAATGGCCATCATTGTTCAAATATGCTCATAATTTTGTGATTCAATGCAATAAATGTTAGCGCACTAGTTCTATTTCCTGAATTAATGAAATGTTGCAACAACCAATTATGGAAGTTGAATTGTTCGATGTTTGGGGAATGTATTTTATGGGACCATTTtaagttcatttggaaatctttatatattagtcaTTGTTGACTATGTCTCGAAGTGGGTGGAGGCTATTGATGTCCCGAAGATGATGCAAGGATAGTGCTcaaattttttcacaagcatatacttAACCGTTTTGGCACTCCAAAGACCTTGATTACTGATCAGGGTACACATTTCCATTGTAACCAAGTGGCAGCCACATTAAAGAGATATGGAGTCAATCACAGAATGACCACTACTTATCATCTACAAACCAATGGACAAGATGAAGTTTCAAATCGACAATTTAAGAATATTCTTGAGAAGTTTGTGAATCCTTTgagaaaagattggtcttccCGATTAGATGATGCTCTATGGGCATTGCAGACAGCATATAAGACTCCATTGGGAATGTCACTGTAccaattggtttttgggaaagcatgtcacttgccagttGAACTGGAATACAAAGCGTTATgggcaattaagcaagtgaacatggactatgaagtTGCTGGAAAGAAAAGGCTATTGGCCATCCTCTAGCTAGAGGAGATTCGAAGAAATGCTTATGAAAATGCTGTGATTtataaggaaaagaccaaacggTGGCATAACAAGATTATTTTCCAGCGACAATTTACCGTAGGTCAataggttttattatttaaatcaggGCTTAAATTGTACCCAGTTAAATTGCGTCCACGTTGGTCTAGACCGTTCGAAGTTGTCGACGTATTTCCCATAGTGCAGTCACAATTCGAGACTTACGTGATGGACACCAGTTCAAAGTCAACAGACAGAGATTGAAACactattttggaaataaaaatcaagagcAGGTAGAGACCATTAATTTGGTTcaaacattttgattttttaaatttattatttcgagatttcatcttattttattcCTGTATTGTAAAGCTTGTTTGCTTTCCTTTTTGCAGAATAATAAGGTACCAATGTTGACACAACAAGATTTGGTTGTCAACGTATTTCGTACCACCGTGTTACCATTAATCAGAATTAAGGGAACTTTAATATTCACCATTAGATCAAAGCCAACCAAGTCATTTGATCTGTTTGAGCAGACACAATTATTATTGGATGCCACTCTTCCTGCTAGTTTTGCATCTCTCCACAAAACATCACAACTCTACATCTTTCTCTTTCACTCCCTATAAAGTCTACAACATTGTGCCTACTGGAAAGCATCCAAGGaaccatttttattctttttccttaCTCAAGatcccatcattttcacttaaaatcatcTTCCCTGCACAAAAGATGGCAAGAACAAGAGGTTTAACCAAGAAAGCCAACAAATCTATTGAAGAACCTGTGTCCTTCGCCACCGCAGTTCGCGAGTCGGAATCCTTCGGGCAAGTGCAAAAAAAAGGAACCAGTAATCTTTTTGCATAAAGTGGCAAGGGAACGATTTCAAGACAACATATTGCGTTGAAATTTTCACCCCAAATAGGGCATTTCCATGCCGTAACAACTGGAGTTGGGCAAACAAATTCACCGAACCATTTCTAAACTGAAATAGGGAAATTTATGCACTTACCCTAGAAGTTGTTCCCCTTGTTTGGCACGTGAATTCTATGCCAACCTCTATGaccaaaatttagaatttatttttgttcctaAAGGTCTACTCCCATAGGATGCCAACACAACTAATGAGTTGTATAACCTTACGGTCGATGTCGACGAACACTCCGATTTCTTTGCGAAAGTGATGAACGAGAAAAGGGATCTTCTCGTACAAGATTTTTGTATTGAACGAGCATGATGGACAGGGTCGCAtccaaataattttacaatGCACTACCATTTCATAACATTGTACAGCAAAACATGGTTTCACTTTGTTACCTGCAGACTACTGCTGTCTACCCACAGTACCACTGTCAACCTTGATTGAATGTGTCTAATACATTCCATTATCAATGGTAGAAAAATTGATGTAGGCGTAATCCTCCACCTAGAAATTGCTGAATGCGCCGCCAGGCGGACTGACATTTTGGTTTTCTCATCATTGGTAATGTCACTATGTCGGTAAAAAGGCATTGTGCACCGGGAAGATGAAGAAACCATGGATAATAAGGGTTCAACTAATGAAGCCTCTATCGAAAGGATGACTCGTGGCATAGAAACACTAATACTGAGAGGCAAGAACCAGCAAGACAAAGAAGGGCAAAGCCAAAGCCGACAGTAAATGAACAACCTTGCATACAGAGAAATCCTTATGGCGTAAGATGAAAGATGTTGAGAAAATGGTTACTTCCATCAGGAATAGGAAAATCAAACTTGTTCCTACAATTGAGGACATGGAgaactcttaaaattttttatgcttATACTAAAGCCTGGAACAGTTCCATTGTAGCCTCATTAAGCCAATTGAGCACATCCCTAATACCGGACTTCCCAGTGTTTCCACCAATCATTCAAAATTATGAGCATTCATTTGCGAATGATGACTTCGAAGACCGAGACCGATCGGTGGCATCTCCTCCAATCGTACAAGTCTCTAATAATAACAAAGATGAAGAATCCAGAGACATTGAGGAATGTCTGCGCAAGATTGATAGCTTGTTCAAGGATGGTATTTTTGTTGATTAAGAGGACACAgttgttgagaaagaaattgatGCTGCAGAAGAAAAACTTATTGTCGAAGCGGAAGTTGTTGCTGGAGAAGAAAAAGTTgttaaaaatgagaaagaaaaagaagaagaagattttaTTGAGAAGGTTGTCACCGCACCTAGATATGTGGGttcaaatattgataatttggagCGAGACTGGTGGAAGTTGCTGAGGTCACTAGTGAGGAGCAATGCAATTCATGGGCAATAGTGGTCTATAGTAGACCATTCCAAGTGGCCTCTTCTACACAAACAGCAGTCAATGATGCCGGGGCTGAGCTAAGAACTAAAGACCAATCCACAGACCGCACAAAGCCCAAAGATAAGAAAAGGAAGCGCTCTAAAGATaagaaaaagaggagaaaaagaaTACACTCAcattttaaaactcttttttgAAGCACGCAAGGTTTATGcacaattattcaaaaaaaattattatatttgatgcTTAATTTTTGGATCATATGAATTttcaatgaatgagttggataaatttaactgaatgttgtatcttcaatactttgatgaatgatttaggttaCATTAGTAATAAATGACTAGtagcattccttgaatcttgaatgaaatTGCCTTTTTCAGTTGCCTATATATATAGATAGTTATAAATaagagacactccaaagtgggtgtactgtggaatgttaaaaagggaacactccaaaacaagcgttagaaaaatgaatctggCCTAAGGCTGTCGCTGCATGAGTGTGTTTCGGCATAATTACGTACTCTCTGGGGGTTTGTTGCACTTTATCGTTACTTTTCAGGAACAAGGGTACAGTAATGCAATGATATCccttatttcaaaaaaaatttattattgtacaataaatgttgttTTGGTAGATAGAATTTGAGGTTTGAAACATGGTGCTGACATTAATAAAGCTGCAATCTTATTCGTTCATGCTTATGTATCATCgatgcaatattctttcatctgaatgtggctcattcattgggattttaggtgattcaagtCGCTAGAATGTTCATTTACCTTAATTAGTAATGTTTTGCTGCCTTGCTGGCTTCTATTTTACTTGAGGATAAGtaaaaattcaagtttgggggtgtgtgaTAGCACTAAAAAGAACATAAGTTTTCCCCTTACTTATTgtttaaattgttcccatttagttacccttagcatacattttagcatgttcagtttagtaaattgcattttataactcaacgaatcttagcctattttatccttaatttttctatctcATTGCATTAATGTCattgcatgagttaattccagattgcgtCTGGAATTGTTGCCGCAGTCGACAGATGTTCGCAATGTCactgcatgagttaattccagattgcgtCTAGAACTGTCGTCGCAGTTGATAGCTATCTGATAAGAGCCAACCATGCGTGAGTTGTTCAGTCTGGTGTAACTACCATATACGAATAAGGACAGAAGAATCCTGAGGGAATGACACTTGTACTGTTgaagaaaacataaaaggatAACGTGAGAATAATGAAGAGAGGATTTTTTTTGCTGGACCACCATTCTCTtaccctattttatttttgaagcttGTTGCCATGGCAGCTTGAGCCTCTTTTGGGTGAGCCAATGTAAAGACTGATGTAGATCCACTCCTAACGAGGAGATCTAAGTGCAAAACAAGAGGAAATAGAGAGATGCAATCGAGTAgcctaggaatagtattctccattcGATTCTTTCTCATTTATTTGAAAACACTGGTGATTACTCTATGTTTTCTACTATATGGAAGTAGAATGAATGCtttgttaaatgttatcttaccaaatcttatttttattattgaatctTGGAGGTTTGAATGTTCTAAACACGGAAGTGGTATTGCAGTCACTAACACTGGAAGgtgcagtgacagtttgagCTAATAAGCAATTTAGCGAAAGTTGAGTAAGGACtaaaggaatttagtccacttgttcttaatagtgtcatATTGCCATCATCGAAATGTAAGGTTAATGTGCATGGTTAAGTCCCAGATTAAATAAAAGAGGGGCAtttggtaagatatacattaatttttattgcgccgacaatcacctatcttttataccttgtgagtaCTTAGAATACTGCTGAAGATTCATATTGGGGATCCCAATTTATCCATAGCATACTTCATCTTATTGTTTACGAGTTATTGCTTCAacaactatcctcacaatttatctcgtttttATCTAGTTATTACACCGagattaatagacaaaagacaaccatacCTGTGGGAACGATAGCcgacagactcacatctgtctactatatTTGCATTGAcaatgtacacttgcacatttttaCTATGACGTTTGCAGCCGATCAttaacatttcacaataatGATTGAGAGATATAAGATGTGATATGGAGAAAAGTTTAAATCCCTAATATTAGTGTGGTAAAGTTTGAGAATGTTAGAGTTTGTGAAAGAATTAAACTAGTGTGTTTAATTGAACTCTGATTGCTAGTAGTTAGCTCAAGGTTCTACTGTCGTTGTAGAGTTAGTTAAACCTAGTGGGAAAGACCAAGAGACGTCACTCCAGTCTGAACTAGATAGGGATCTAAGGAttcttctaaaatatttattgagcCTAACATCTTCCCTAAAAGGATTTTggaatgaataaatgaaaattgtGATGGAAATCgtcaaataaattatagaaaaaagtTGAGAAAATGTAAAGAAGTGTGATAAGGGTTGTGTAAATAACCTAGGGATATGAGGATGTGAtgatttgaattcaaatattaGTGAACAAGAAGTGATAAAATCATGAATAATAAGGTGAAGTGAAAGTTAGAAAGTGATAAACTGTAAGGTAAATGAAGCAAATTTGATAAAAACCAATCACCTTGAGGGGTTTTTTGGCAATGGTCAGGCCAATTAAATTCTACATGTATTGGATTGAGAGGATTTATTTTGTTCTATAACTGGAAAAATCAACGTTTTCTTCGAAAAGAGAGAATTAAAGGAAGATGCATAAAGGAATTTTGTGGAAAGGTAGCAAATGATCTAATTATGATAAATGATTATAGAAGTGGtgaataaaagatttaaaagtaGTGGCAATTTAGAATTGAGGAAAGTATTGTGGGAAGAAAAATGTTAAGATCAGTACAGTGCAAGATCATATCAAGATTTAAGATACTCTGaaataagaattaaaagaaacatggttacaagagaaaatgagaaatgcTAGTTGAAGAGAGAAATTGATATAAGTTGGATAGTGGatattcaaaaaagaaataataataagaagaagaaaatttaagaaaataaaattttggactcAAGTGTATAAGacatgtttaaataaaatatagaattaaagtgGAAGGAAGAAGTATTAAACTATGAAGATGATTACAAGAAAATTTAGATAGAGTAAGGATCTTTGATCAAGCACCGTGAAAAGAAATAATAGAATTGCATTACGATTCATATAGTGTAAAATGgtataagaatttgaaatatttgagaTAGGGAATGAAAGAAGATCAATATTAGAGAAGAATAATAGTGCTTGTATTATGATAATATATGaatagaaatatttaataaaatagtgggGATGGCttaaagaaattgaattgaaaagagGATATGGATAGAGAAATGTTCAATAGCATACTAATTATAAAGGAAGAGTAGTGAAGTATTGCAAATAATCAAAAGGGTATTGAAGATTTACAAGGAATGGAAAATGATTTTCAATGAtagtaaattatatgtaaaggAAAAAGTAAAGTGAGAATAATTTGAAGCAAGCATTGCGAAgaagtaaaaattattaaggATTGAAAATTTACAAGATATTGATAAGAAGAAGTATTAGTAAATGATAACAAGAAAGTGTACTACAAAGGAAAAGAGAATAAATGAAGTGATATAAGTGTTTAGAGGTAGAAAAGGTTTATAAGAAATTGGAAAGTGATGGGTAATGGTAAATGAGTATGAGGGAAATAAGTTGCAAAGTTAGGAAAAGACATGTATGTATTTGGTATTTGTGGTAATATGATAAGATAAATCAAATGAGAAGTAAAATTAATAGTTCACCCCTAAGGATCAAGATACATTATCGTTTAAGAATGAATTAAGTGAAGGAGAATAACAAGtgaattagaaataaataatgaaGAGTATATTCAAGTAAAGAAGTTGTATGCTCACGATAAGAGTTTGAAGAATGACAAGAAAGTTATAAGTCATTGATGAGttgaaaatatatacataagtatatgaaattgtaaagatgatttcaaggaaataagattAGGGACTTTTGATTAAATGGATAAAAAGAGTTAAGAAAAGGAAATCATTGTATATGAGGTGCCAAAATTTTATAAGGACTTGGATATTCGTGATAAGGTTGAATAGAAGAAGAGGAGTACCAAGGAAATGCAAAATAATGTTATGTGAACAAAAGTGTAGAATAAAAAGAATTGTAAGGATGATTAAatcgaaaagaattgaagaatAAATAGTTAATGAAATTCATGGTTAGGAAATCAAGAAAATTtcgaggaaaaaattattttaagggaGAGAAATATAAAACCCTTAAAACTATTATAGTTTAAAAGCAATAATAAATCGAGATTGTGTACAATTGATTACTCGataaagtaaaataaggaaatgaaagtGATAAAAGAAAAGGTTGAGGAAAATCAAAGAATTTTGAATTGAGAATTATGTTGTGgtatactaaattaaagtaaggactaaatcgtaaagatgtaaaaaatttgaggtttaagtacaattattcaaaattaaggTTTGAAGCATAAATATGAGcaaattgaaggaccaaaagtgaaaataacCCAATTTTTTATGACATGAAATTGGCGTGCagagaccaaattgaataagtggagaaatataagggactaaattgtaattttatcaaattaagtgatgattcTAGTAAATAATTGTGAAGGATGTTGAAgggtaaaatagtcatttctcaattaagataattatcataaaacatcaagaTTATTATGGATATTGGTGTTGTAttttatttggttgaaatattttttattattttatttttagatattttattaattaattaatagttaaGGAATTGGAAAAGTTGAAAAGAAAACATTGttcatcttttcaattattCACATAGCACCATCCATGATAAGGagaaaatttgttttctttacaatttggtcatttcatAAAAAgttcaccattttcacctagaactCAAACGAATTTCCATAACtatcaagaaagaaaaatgataagAAGACTATGGAGAGTAAGAATGTCAATTTAGATTCAAGAATATAGAAGTGGGAGGAGAGAGAAAGTAAGCTAAAGCTTGATTCCAAGAAAACAAGGTATGAATGTGAAGGTTTcatattgttttcaagtttaattttgttagaaaagTATAGAAAAGATGTTAAAGTGAAGATTACTCATGGAATGTTTTATGTTGTGATATGATGTTAAAGAAAGAGATTGAGAAAATGAATCAAGTGATGAGGAAAAATGGAAGAgcaattaattttaagttggaAAAGGTAAGTATCCATGAATGCTCTTgttatttaaggattaaaattgtAAACTTGGCGAAGTTTTGTcgtaaattagtaaaataaagtgtaaaacaatttaatatgtgaataaggaaattataataaaagtttaattaatgtGTTATGAGATGATGAAACATGCATAAAGTattgtaaatgtgaaattgtgggaaaatatggaattttatgatgccaaggactaaattttcaaacttgagaaaatatgtggatgaaataatAGAAGTGACATATACgaaattgatatgtgaaacaAGATATTGAGATAAATTGTGTGATTAAAGtctaagaagaaagaaaattgatttaatatgattaattagtgaatattgaacttttatgacaaaaaagactaaattgaaaagttatgaaagtttacaagaaaatatttgataagtgaaaATGTAGTAAAGAATGCAAAATACACGATTATTGTAATTCAAATTACAATTGTTCTTTAAGTTGTGGAAAGATAATGATTGAAAAGGtgtaaaattatagttaaattgtgaaatattatattgataaatagaATGTTTAAGAAAGTGTGATGAAATAGTATATGTATGAAAAGTGAAAGTgagactaaattacaaagaatagtgaatttcatgataaaaaagactaaactGAAATAAGTTTAAAGTATGCAAATTATGTtctgaaaatgagaaaatgaaatagaCTCTGATGTGGTTGCCCAAGTAGACAAGATATGAACTAATAggatatagatgacatgccattaAGGAAAAATTAACACACTCTTTATTCTAATTATGCATTTCGATGTTGTCATGTTCTGACATAGCACTCCAATGCTACTCTGTTCTGTTATTGCACTTCGGTGCATTACTGTATTGTTTTCCTATATCCTATGCCTTTTGTTAAGTCTATGTGGGGCCTCTGTTGAATAATGAAAGacaatgataaaataaaaagttatggTAAACAAGTTCTGATGAAAAGTTCCTGTTACACAGTGAGATGACaagtaaaaaattatgataACAATTTCTGTTAAATCGTGAAGTGATAATATAGTGAATTAGACTGGTAAAAGTTCTATTCCTATCAATccataaaaagataaaagtgGTGAATTATGGTAATAATGAATCCTATAAATCTTGAATGATCATTCGTTGTTAAAATATACTCTATTGATTATTAAGATATATTCAAGATTTATAATAGTAATCTAATAACTAGGAttctagtggtgtcaaaaatacgATTTGGGACTTCGTTTTAGTAAATTGAAtcagtaaatattaaatagtaatatttgTAGAGCTAgtgtattgatgaatttaaatttggataactaatttacatgaaattataattaattcagGCATAAAgactaattataaattataatcgttatagatttttaattaggaaatagATTGAGAACTTAAATTGTTATTAACCAAAggtttaaaatgataaataaagtATTTTGAAATAAGGGATTAGTGCATTATTACGGTGAAACCAACCTTTCTCCCACTAAATTATGATTGAAGGACCAAAAAGTTGACCGGAAATGACGTGTCTCATTATCCACCTTAGTTGAAGTTGACCCTTCTGACTTATCTCtaaaaccctttttccatgcaTTATCTCCCCCTCCTTCCGCCATGGCAACGCCACCACCACCACTCTTAAAGATCGACCTTTGGGCCATCCGTTCTGGATACAGCCGGATAATCAAAGCCCACTCCCGCCACTTCCTAGCTCTCTCACTCCTCTTCCTCCTccctttctctttcttcttatCCATCTACCCCTTCATCGCCATTGAATCCTACCTCAGCTTTCTTCAGCAAGATCCCTCCATCTTCCCCACTAAAATCTTTATCCTAAATCTCCTTTACACCATCCCCATCTCTATCTTCTCCCTATTGGCCACCGGTTCCATCACTTATAGCATTTTCCACGGCTTTTACGGTCGACCCATCAAGCTTTTATCCGCTATTAAGGCGGCTTTCACTTCCTTCTTCCCTCTCTTCTCGACTTGCCTTGTAACCCAGCTTATCGTTTCTGGGATCAGTTTGATCCTTGGTTTAGCCTTTTCTGCAGTAGTCATTTTAGGCTTCCAAGTTCATTACCCTtcaccttattttattttcctttgccTTGTTTACGTGATTATTCTCTTGTTTATTGTGGTTCATTTACAAGTGAATTGGATATTTGCTTACGTAGTCGTCGTCGTTGAATCAAGCTGGGGGTTTGAACCATTAAAGCGAAGTCGAAATTTAGTTAAAGGAATGAAAGGGGTTGCTTTGAAGATTATACTGCTTTTCGGCTTCGTAATTTCCATTAATACCTGGCGCTCAGTTATGACATACAGGGATTCAGCTGCTCATAAATGGACAAGTTGGGTATTTGTTTTGAATATGGACGTCACTTCCACCTTCTCTATGATGTTAATGTTTTGTAATTTAGCTGCAAATACAGTTTTCTATATATATGCCACGGCTGTACATGGAGAGCTTGCTGAAGATGAGGAATTTGCAGTTAAGAATTCAAGTTTGGCTGTGGAAGATGCAAAAGTTCCTCGCGTTGTTTCAATGGTTTAATGCTTGATGAAAACAGGTAATTCGAGTTCCATTTATgttctgttttttgtttttgtttctgtttttttaAGTCTTGCTTTGCATAGATAACATGCTTTCACCAGTGGTGGAAAAACTAACACGTAAGCGATTGAGAAgtaataggaaaagaaaaaatcagaACAGAGAAAAATTAGGAGAGAAGGAGAATGAAGAGTTATAGTTACATTAGTGTGTAATTAAGAGGTTCTTTGactttttatgcttttaaaataaGGAAAACGTAAGCGAAGCAGGAGGCAGTTTACCTAGCTTTTACATCAATGAAGGTAACTTGGGCACAACTCACTTTTGGTTAGTTTTGTTAAACTTTGGTTTCTGGTGACCCCTATCCTCATATTTTTCCTCCCAAAATTTTCAtctgaataaatttaaattcaattaaaaatgttaaaaattaaaagtaaaaaattgatttgtcattctcctattagaAAAGAATAAGGATAACGTagaatcacaatttcatataaCCCCTTCTCCTGCCAAGTTTTAAATGTGACAACCAACCCatcaattaatttcttttttctttttaattaaagtgatgCTGATAGGCTTTGACACAGTatccataaaaaatattttttcatattttttcaatttattttaattgatacaaattttttaaaaataaatttaccagTGCTGTCTAGCACACCAGAGACatccattaaaaaatattttttgttttttttgcaCTGTGAATACTCATATTTTTACGAGTATTTCAAAAAATACATATGAGTGTCATTTGACATAATgcaacaacaattttttttccaaatatgatGATTGAGAGGAAAAATGGGTGGTGCTGCTTGTCACTTAATCAGCACCAACAGTAGTTGTAGCAAACAAGTcatttttgtatataatttttcctccaagttattttcataattaattaattttttagggttatttaaaaaaaagttgaaaaagttagTATATGATTCTATGTGAAATTAAATGTCAAtgaactaaaatgaataaatgaaataatacaTTATATGGTTATGGTATGATGAGGGCTTGAGGTACAGTTGGGAATAGGGTTGGTGAATGAGGGTTACGGCAGATGAAAGGAATACAGGAGTTCTATTTACGATATGTTCATGCTTATGTTCTTCAGAACATGGTGTATAGGTTGGATATTGGAGTTTTGTTATCAAATTTCCGTTAAAGGGCCAAGAATCTTGTTTTGGACTTGGACTCTAGGAATTATGTTATCGATATTCTGATTATGATCATGATCTACAAAATACATGAGTAATATGTGATACCTACATGAAAAGTTATATAATATGATAAGCCATAAAGTAAGcgaaaatataagaaattgtATGATTATATGGAAGAAAAGAATAACGAATTTAGTTTAATGATctgttaaatttaaaagtaaaatatatgaattatgcaAAACAATGTTCAAGatctcaaaatgataaaaatgatgTATGACATGTAAATGACAATGTAAGAAATTCTatgacaaaataatataaataaataatgaaattaggtGGATACTTTATAAGTTTAATAGGTTGCATGTTAT
The nucleotide sequence above comes from Gossypium raimondii isolate GPD5lz chromosome 13, ASM2569854v1, whole genome shotgun sequence. Encoded proteins:
- the LOC105783897 gene encoding uncharacterized protein LOC105783897 isoform X1 — translated: MATPPPPLLKIDLWAIRSGYSRIIKAHSRHFLALSLLFLLPFSFFLSIYPFIAIESYLSFLQQDPSIFPTKIFILNLLYTIPISIFSLLATGSITYSIFHGFYGRPIKLLSAIKAAFTSFFPLFSTCLVTQLIVSGISLILGLAFSAVVILGFQVHYPSPYFIFLCLVYVIILLFIVVHLQVNWIFAYVVVVVESSWGFEPLKRSRNLVKGMKGVALKIILLFGFVISINTWRSVMTYRDSAAHKWTSWVFVLNMDVTSTFSMMLMFCNLAANTVFYIYATAVHGELAEDEEFAVKNSSLAVEDAKVPRVVSMV
- the LOC105783897 gene encoding uncharacterized protein LOC105783897 isoform X2, whose translation is MATPPPPLLKIDLWAIRSGYSRIIKAHSRHFLALSLLFLLPFSFFLSIYPFIAIESYLSFLQQDPSIFPTKIFILNLLYTIPISIFSLLATGSITYSIFHGFYGRPIKLLSAIKAAFTSFFPLFSTCLVTQLIVSGISLILGLAFSAVVILGFQVHYPSPYFIFLCLVYVIILLFIVVHLQVNWIFAYVVVVVESSWGFEPLKRSRNLVKGMKGVALKIILLFGFVISINTWRSVMTYRDSAAHKWTIFYIYATAVHGELAEDEEFAVKNSSLAVEDAKVPRVVSMV